The following coding sequences are from one Lujinxingia vulgaris window:
- a CDS encoding TadE/TadG family type IV pilus assembly protein has translation MTSIQRLRRLRNLFVLQRLGALQRDEQGAALTEVVMCLPFFILVFGGLMNLGLVGQQSVATKHVAAHDMWAQVYNEGANNALRMSPRTQLPETTNLDSVQGFAALGGDIAAMASGHWGEAWFHAELAPVLTLGQIDYDAHSHDAARRLKQHMKPPHEMTGHILGGTSEGRRPVLAQIATNDNLIDGNLTNPGGNMLQWLLTSVLQATGGVPGAFAAIRYGDQDGVASHQVSLYGGRLAPTFYARYSAMLSPHPTRSGEGGGGSGEEVFDLNDPRGQWGLYYVAAQTTNNYRWVYNMMNVQFDEAETQSTATRYEAGQ, from the coding sequence ATGACCTCAATTCAACGACTTCGCCGGCTTAGAAATCTATTTGTTTTGCAAAGGCTTGGCGCGCTTCAGCGAGATGAGCAGGGCGCGGCGCTGACCGAGGTGGTGATGTGTTTGCCCTTCTTCATCCTCGTCTTCGGCGGGCTGATGAACCTGGGGTTGGTGGGCCAGCAGAGCGTGGCCACCAAACATGTGGCCGCCCACGATATGTGGGCGCAGGTCTACAACGAGGGGGCCAACAACGCGCTGCGCATGAGCCCGCGCACCCAGCTCCCGGAGACCACCAACCTGGACTCGGTGCAGGGTTTTGCGGCCCTGGGCGGCGACATCGCCGCGATGGCCTCGGGGCACTGGGGGGAGGCGTGGTTTCATGCCGAGCTGGCCCCGGTGCTGACGCTCGGGCAGATCGATTATGACGCGCACTCGCATGACGCCGCCCGGCGGCTGAAGCAGCATATGAAGCCGCCCCATGAGATGACCGGCCATATCCTCGGCGGCACCAGTGAGGGGCGCCGGCCGGTGCTCGCGCAGATCGCCACCAACGACAACCTCATCGACGGGAACCTGACAAACCCGGGCGGCAACATGTTGCAGTGGCTGCTCACCTCGGTGCTGCAGGCCACCGGCGGGGTGCCCGGCGCCTTCGCCGCGATTCGTTACGGCGATCAGGACGGCGTGGCCTCCCATCAGGTCTCGCTCTACGGCGGCCGCCTCGCCCCGACCTTCTACGCACGTTATTCGGCGATGCTTTCGCCGCACCCCACGCGCAGCGGTGAGGGGGGCGGTGGCAGCGGCGAAGAGGTCTTCGACCTCAATGATCCCCGCGGTCAGTGGGGGCTTTATTACGTGGCTGCCCAGACGACCAACAACTACCGCTGGGTCTACAACATGATGAATGTCCAGTTTGATGAGGCGGAGACGCAGTCGACGGCCACGCGCTACGAGGCTGGCCAATGA
- a CDS encoding pilus assembly protein TadG-related protein, with protein sequence MNEMEKSEEVKSAGLSARLQRLHQEQRGALALLCLAGLMILLMMGLVVYDATEVANEKVHVQASADASAYSQAAINARTMNMLAFANVGKRVNIGMVAAYETVYSWMTWITGVAWVLTIACYLIAAIPGAQAVAQLCTKMAEIAVGASCATAKEAGDYLRLDTIVQNFFGPEQRAFNNYQQYMADVTPYWSWTQGVWRGFTNNAPLTVGYPAPKNDADITFRQQLPVRVPAGHSWDGLCEKANEAPPIFGGGFEPGNIIEQADRRFMFVDFLIKNALGSNGNEDPAGGVDGAGDGGSGVGGSGGGQGGGSGSGQESACESLEEEAANDPNSTFEPPREECEVDENGNETDDCETIPGSYTVDGHTIELGEGCIPTSVLEQLDNVDCTQGGATIKAGAYGATYLAGLLGLLIDTSDIPSILKRLTVMPDSFVERCKDGTRDRYQSAGGFHVDGPAWELQTDNWLMNSSTLMYAYRPNAARNGTHRDRYQFMGEDSNPGLLNFASEGTWAISRGEIAWQGDEAPSLWESKWAARVRPVALDGEWEAYAQSHQGFSIWRGLRDIQGEVLATLLVAHGADATGSNLITHGYSLSPGSLEALLFEALSTRAAFDAMEPERMEGVVK encoded by the coding sequence ATGAATGAGATGGAGAAGAGCGAAGAGGTGAAGTCGGCGGGGCTCTCAGCGAGGCTGCAGCGTCTGCATCAGGAGCAGCGCGGGGCGCTGGCGCTTCTGTGTCTGGCCGGCTTGATGATTCTTTTGATGATGGGGCTGGTGGTCTACGACGCCACCGAGGTGGCCAACGAGAAGGTCCACGTGCAGGCCTCGGCCGACGCCTCGGCCTACAGCCAGGCGGCGATCAACGCGCGCACCATGAACATGCTGGCCTTTGCCAACGTCGGCAAACGCGTCAACATCGGCATGGTTGCGGCCTATGAGACCGTCTACAGCTGGATGACCTGGATCACCGGGGTGGCCTGGGTCTTGACGATCGCCTGCTACCTGATCGCGGCGATACCCGGGGCTCAGGCCGTCGCCCAGCTCTGTACAAAGATGGCCGAGATCGCCGTCGGCGCGAGCTGTGCGACAGCGAAGGAGGCGGGCGATTATCTGCGCCTGGACACCATCGTTCAGAATTTCTTTGGGCCCGAGCAGCGCGCGTTCAACAACTACCAGCAGTACATGGCCGACGTGACCCCTTACTGGAGCTGGACCCAGGGGGTCTGGCGCGGCTTTACCAACAACGCGCCGCTGACCGTGGGTTATCCGGCGCCCAAAAACGACGCCGACATCACCTTCCGCCAGCAGCTCCCGGTGCGGGTGCCGGCCGGACACAGCTGGGACGGGCTCTGCGAGAAGGCCAATGAGGCCCCGCCGATCTTCGGGGGAGGCTTTGAGCCGGGCAACATCATCGAGCAGGCCGACCGGCGCTTTATGTTTGTCGACTTTCTGATCAAGAACGCGCTCGGTTCCAACGGCAACGAAGATCCGGCCGGCGGCGTCGATGGCGCAGGCGACGGAGGCAGCGGCGTCGGCGGAAGTGGAGGCGGACAGGGCGGCGGCAGCGGCAGCGGTCAGGAGTCGGCCTGCGAGTCGCTCGAAGAAGAAGCGGCCAACGATCCCAACTCCACCTTCGAGCCGCCCCGCGAAGAGTGTGAGGTCGATGAGAACGGCAATGAGACCGACGACTGCGAGACGATCCCGGGCTCCTACACCGTTGACGGCCACACCATCGAGCTCGGTGAGGGCTGCATCCCGACCAGCGTGCTCGAGCAGCTCGATAACGTCGACTGCACCCAGGGCGGCGCCACCATCAAGGCCGGCGCCTACGGGGCGACCTATCTGGCGGGGCTGCTCGGTCTTCTGATCGACACCAGCGACATTCCCTCGATCCTCAAGCGTCTTACGGTGATGCCCGACTCCTTTGTCGAGCGGTGCAAAGACGGCACCCGCGATCGCTACCAGAGCGCGGGAGGCTTTCATGTGGATGGGCCGGCCTGGGAGCTTCAGACGGACAACTGGCTGATGAACTCCTCGACGTTGATGTACGCCTACCGGCCCAACGCGGCGCGAAACGGCACCCACCGCGACCGCTATCAATTTATGGGTGAGGACTCCAACCCCGGGCTGCTCAACTTTGCCAGCGAGGGCACCTGGGCTATCAGCCGCGGGGAGATCGCCTGGCAGGGCGATGAGGCTCCATCCTTGTGGGAGTCGAAATGGGCGGCGCGCGTGCGTCCGGTGGCCCTCGATGGCGAGTGGGAGGCTTACGCGCAGTCGCATCAGGGCTTCTCGATCTGGCGCGGGCTGCGCGACATTCAGGGGGAGGTGCTCGCCACCTTGCTCGTCGCCCACGGCGCCGACGCCACCGGGAGCAACCTCATCACCCACGGATACTCGCTCTCGCCAGGGAGCCTGGAGGCGCTGCTCTTTGAGGCGCTCTCCACCCGCGCGGCCTTTGACGCGATGGAGCCCGAACGCATGGAGGGGGTGGTCAAATGA
- a CDS encoding YifB family Mg chelatase-like AAA ATPase translates to MTMVTRVHSATLLGVDASLVDIEIDFAVGLPAFHLVGLPDNAIRESRLRVQAAIENLTLEFPVDRRVTVNLAPANIRKDGTAFDLPIALAILRAQGVLPPVARAPRLGDYLVAGELALDGRLRPIRGALAMAILARDMGLKGVMIPRENAAEAAVVESVEVLGFEHLSEVVALMQARKLVEPFERQPMPAASLRRVGDVDFSQVSGQLPAKRALEVAAAGAHNVLMIGPPGSGKSMLARRLATILPEMSFEEALETTKIYSVTGRLPPHTPWISERPFRAPHHTISEVGLVGGGSGIPRPGELSMAHNGVLFLDELPEFRRNSLETLRQPLENRQVTLTRSLLSLTYPADVMLVAAMNPCRCGHFGNSARRCSCSIDEIKRYRSRLSGPLLDRIDIHIEVPAVPYEELRRAQPSEPSVAIRQRVQRARDRQRERLQSCGRHANSQMGPDQLRRHCALTDDCHEMLARVVDRLGLSARSCDRMLKVARTIADLDEAPSITQAHLAEAIHYRSLDRPLDAQLAS, encoded by the coding sequence ATGACCATGGTCACCCGCGTGCATTCTGCGACTTTGCTGGGCGTCGATGCCTCGCTGGTCGATATCGAGATCGACTTCGCCGTAGGACTTCCCGCCTTCCATCTGGTGGGGCTTCCCGACAACGCCATCCGTGAGAGCCGCCTGCGGGTGCAGGCGGCCATAGAGAACCTCACCCTGGAGTTTCCGGTGGATCGACGAGTGACGGTGAATCTGGCGCCGGCGAACATCCGCAAGGATGGGACGGCGTTTGATCTTCCCATCGCGCTGGCGATTCTGCGGGCTCAGGGGGTGCTTCCCCCCGTGGCACGCGCGCCGAGACTCGGCGACTACCTGGTCGCCGGAGAGCTCGCGCTCGACGGGCGTCTGCGCCCGATCCGCGGCGCGCTCGCCATGGCCATCCTCGCGCGGGATATGGGCCTTAAAGGGGTGATGATCCCCCGCGAGAACGCCGCCGAGGCCGCCGTCGTCGAGAGCGTGGAGGTGCTGGGCTTTGAACATCTCTCGGAAGTTGTGGCGCTGATGCAGGCCCGCAAACTCGTCGAACCCTTTGAGCGCCAGCCGATGCCGGCGGCGAGTCTTCGGCGAGTGGGCGATGTGGACTTTTCGCAGGTCAGCGGGCAGCTCCCGGCCAAACGCGCCCTGGAGGTGGCCGCCGCCGGCGCGCACAACGTGCTGATGATCGGGCCGCCCGGCTCCGGCAAGAGCATGCTGGCGCGGCGCCTGGCCACCATCCTCCCGGAGATGAGTTTTGAGGAAGCGCTGGAGACCACCAAGATCTACAGCGTCACCGGGCGCTTGCCCCCGCACACACCCTGGATTTCGGAGCGCCCCTTTCGCGCCCCGCACCACACCATCAGCGAAGTTGGCCTTGTGGGCGGGGGATCGGGCATCCCGCGCCCCGGAGAGCTGAGCATGGCGCATAACGGGGTGCTCTTTCTCGATGAGCTCCCGGAGTTTCGGCGAAACTCGCTGGAGACCCTGCGCCAGCCCCTGGAGAACCGTCAGGTCACGCTCACGCGCAGCCTTCTCAGCCTGACCTATCCGGCCGATGTGATGCTGGTGGCGGCCATGAACCCCTGTCGCTGCGGGCATTTTGGCAACAGCGCCCGACGATGCTCCTGCTCCATCGATGAGATCAAACGCTACCGCTCACGCTTGAGCGGCCCCCTTCTCGATCGCATCGACATCCACATTGAGGTGCCGGCGGTGCCTTATGAGGAGCTTCGGCGCGCGCAGCCCTCGGAGCCCTCTGTGGCGATTCGCCAGCGGGTGCAGCGCGCCCGCGATCGCCAGCGCGAGCGCCTGCAGAGCTGCGGGCGCCACGCCAACAGCCAGATGGGCCCCGACCAGCTTCGCCGCCACTGTGCCCTGACCGACGACTGTCACGAGATGCTCGCCAGGGTCGTCGACCGGCTGGGCCTGAGCGCGCGAAGTTGCGATCGCATGCTCAAGGTGGCGCGCACGATCGCCGACCTCGACGAGGCCCCCTCGATCACCCAGGCGCATCTGGCCGAGGCGATCCACTACCGCTCGCTGGACCGCCCGCTGGACGCTCAGCTGGCGTCGTAG
- a CDS encoding bifunctional serine/threonine-protein kinase/formylglycine-generating enzyme family protein, whose translation MHQHIARVALERRLVDFETVSRSLFELGRLADEGKTPTADHWVSQGWLEREGLEEVLRSLGYEDGFERAQTAFFEGRDKKGGRAARFQKDEDAVTSRIEVGHRKMPAGGLSQEETAGAEAPPEGLGLETSTEVAVDANPTLPEGVAAAWARPGWRSGEETGRHFVFESTDVYQPALSAGEMLSGQARYELGAALGAGGGGSVISAHDRVLGRVVAMKIARPSARHDARAVARFLAEAQITGQLEHPNIMPIYDVGVLDDGRVYYTMRRVNHHSLAEVLEGLRKREPDYVRAYALPRLLGILKQVAQAIHYAHVRGVVHRDLKPSNIMLGEYGEVLVMDWGIAHVSGDRVRTDLGPEDEPGKGHTLGTPSYMSPEQAQGRLDEVDARSDVYGLGAVLYEILTLDVPFDGEDARATMWLVVEGQLVPPSQRGAALWKISEAVEAICLRAMSREREERFGSAREFYEALDGAISGSGPVQVQASVTRGQALLKDYSEALSRVEDLGHEIDELRSQVEPWESIERKRALWALEDQRLQLQRESARIFGEAVAAFQEVLLLVPDKPEAREGMAELCWERYMASRQRQDVADMVYYEAMVREYGGESYAARFARQCEVELKTRPTGAEITLFPYQEIDRRMVVADARQLGRSPARAEALEAGSYMMVLQRSGSAPVRAPLFVEVGEARAEFRVDLPADHQVSPGFVYVAGGPCTLGGDPEAFNPCVARRVEVASFFCARFPVTFREYLEWLDELSQSDLEQARKHAPKTRADDGELAIFDAASGRWAPSPILIEGPMRERYAEGVGHELDLPAVGISAHDAQAYCTWRSQRDGRSYRLLREEEWEKAGRGVDARFFPWGNHFDATFCKMRYSRHEFSQPEPVGIFVDDTSPYGVRDLSGGVQEWCAAGPDDGLDRAVRGGGWNMDQRACRLASRMRVLADARSAGIGFRLAYDAS comes from the coding sequence GTGCATCAACACATTGCGCGGGTGGCGCTGGAGCGCAGGCTGGTCGATTTTGAGACCGTCTCGCGCAGCCTCTTTGAGCTGGGGCGTCTGGCCGACGAGGGCAAGACGCCGACGGCCGACCACTGGGTAAGCCAGGGGTGGTTGGAGCGTGAGGGGCTTGAGGAGGTCTTGCGCAGTCTGGGCTATGAGGATGGGTTTGAGCGGGCTCAGACCGCGTTTTTTGAAGGAAGAGATAAGAAAGGAGGCCGAGCGGCCCGTTTTCAGAAGGACGAAGACGCGGTGACCTCGCGCATTGAGGTGGGGCACCGGAAGATGCCCGCGGGAGGTCTGAGCCAGGAAGAGACCGCCGGCGCTGAGGCTCCACCCGAAGGGCTGGGCCTGGAGACCAGCACCGAGGTGGCGGTCGACGCGAACCCGACACTCCCGGAGGGGGTGGCTGCGGCCTGGGCCCGACCCGGCTGGCGAAGCGGGGAGGAGACCGGTCGGCATTTCGTCTTTGAGAGTACCGACGTCTATCAGCCGGCGTTGAGCGCCGGGGAGATGCTCAGCGGGCAGGCGCGCTACGAGCTGGGCGCGGCGCTGGGAGCCGGCGGGGGCGGCAGCGTCATCTCGGCGCACGACCGGGTGCTGGGGCGGGTTGTGGCGATGAAGATCGCGCGACCTTCGGCCCGTCATGATGCCCGGGCGGTGGCGCGTTTCCTGGCCGAGGCGCAGATCACAGGCCAGCTGGAACACCCCAACATCATGCCCATCTATGATGTGGGCGTGCTCGATGACGGGCGAGTCTATTACACGATGCGCCGGGTCAATCACCACTCGCTGGCCGAGGTGCTCGAGGGGTTGCGAAAGCGCGAGCCTGACTACGTGCGTGCGTACGCGCTGCCGCGTCTTCTGGGCATCCTCAAGCAGGTGGCTCAGGCGATCCACTATGCCCATGTGCGCGGTGTGGTGCATCGCGATCTGAAACCCTCCAACATCATGCTTGGCGAGTATGGGGAGGTGCTGGTGATGGACTGGGGGATCGCGCACGTCAGCGGCGACAGGGTGCGCACCGATCTGGGGCCGGAGGACGAGCCCGGGAAGGGACACACCCTGGGGACGCCCTCGTACATGTCGCCGGAGCAGGCCCAGGGCCGCCTTGATGAAGTCGACGCGCGCAGCGATGTCTACGGCCTGGGGGCGGTGCTCTATGAGATCCTCACCCTGGATGTGCCTTTCGATGGCGAGGATGCGCGCGCGACGATGTGGTTGGTGGTCGAAGGGCAGCTTGTGCCGCCGTCACAACGCGGAGCCGCGCTCTGGAAGATCAGCGAGGCGGTCGAGGCGATCTGCCTGCGGGCGATGTCCCGGGAGCGCGAGGAGCGCTTTGGCTCGGCGCGCGAGTTCTACGAAGCGCTCGATGGGGCGATAAGCGGCAGCGGGCCGGTGCAGGTGCAGGCCAGCGTGACCCGCGGTCAGGCGTTGCTCAAAGACTACAGTGAGGCGTTATCTCGGGTTGAGGATCTGGGCCATGAGATCGACGAACTTCGCAGCCAGGTTGAGCCCTGGGAGTCGATCGAACGCAAGCGGGCGCTCTGGGCGCTCGAGGATCAACGCCTGCAACTTCAGCGGGAGAGCGCGAGGATCTTTGGCGAGGCCGTCGCCGCCTTTCAGGAGGTGCTCCTGCTCGTGCCCGACAAGCCCGAGGCCCGGGAAGGGATGGCCGAGCTGTGTTGGGAGCGCTACATGGCCTCGCGTCAACGTCAGGACGTCGCCGACATGGTCTATTACGAGGCGATGGTGCGCGAGTACGGTGGCGAGTCGTATGCCGCGCGCTTTGCGCGCCAGTGTGAAGTGGAGCTTAAGACTCGCCCGACCGGCGCCGAGATCACGCTCTTTCCCTACCAGGAGATCGACCGGCGGATGGTCGTCGCCGACGCTCGCCAGCTGGGACGCTCACCAGCGCGCGCCGAGGCGCTGGAGGCCGGAAGCTACATGATGGTGCTGCAGCGCAGCGGATCGGCGCCGGTGCGCGCTCCCCTCTTTGTGGAGGTTGGCGAGGCGCGCGCCGAGTTTCGCGTGGATCTTCCGGCCGATCATCAGGTCTCTCCGGGCTTTGTGTACGTGGCCGGCGGGCCCTGCACCCTGGGAGGTGACCCGGAGGCGTTCAACCCCTGTGTGGCCCGGCGAGTGGAGGTCGCCTCGTTCTTCTGCGCGCGTTTTCCGGTGACCTTTCGCGAGTATCTGGAGTGGCTCGATGAACTCAGTCAGAGCGATCTGGAGCAGGCCCGGAAGCATGCGCCGAAGACGCGCGCCGACGATGGTGAGCTTGCGATCTTCGATGCAGCGAGCGGCCGCTGGGCACCATCGCCCATTCTTATTGAGGGGCCGATGCGCGAGCGCTACGCCGAGGGCGTAGGCCATGAACTCGATCTTCCGGCTGTGGGCATCAGCGCGCACGACGCCCAGGCCTACTGCACCTGGCGCAGCCAGCGCGACGGCCGCAGCTACCGGCTGCTTCGCGAGGAGGAGTGGGAGAAGGCCGGCCGCGGCGTCGACGCGCGCTTCTTCCCCTGGGGAAACCACTTCGACGCGACCTTCTGCAAGATGCGCTACTCTCGCCATGAGTTCAGCCAGCCCGAACCGGTGGGGATCTTCGTCGACGATACCTCCCCTTACGGCGTGCGTGATCTGAGCGGTGGGGTGCAGGAGTGGTGCGCCGCCGGCCCCGACGATGGCCTTGATCGCGCGGTGCGCGGCGGCGGCTGGAACATGGACCAGCGCGCCTGCCGCCTGGCCAGCCGCATGCGCGTGTTGGCCGATGCCCGCTCGGCGGGCATCGGCTTTCGCCTGGCCTACGACGCCAGCTGA
- a CDS encoding cupredoxin domain-containing protein yields the protein MFIRFAAKAMSVAMLVSLMAFTAACGGGDTVADDSAAQSSNAPESRSVVLYQFRYNPSSLTIPAGTTVTFKNRDPERHNINIAALNVDQNLDANQEWSYTFDTTGEFAVSNRFDDRMQLTVIVE from the coding sequence ATGTTCATCCGTTTTGCCGCTAAAGCTATGTCCGTCGCCATGCTCGTCAGCCTTATGGCCTTCACCGCTGCCTGTGGCGGCGGCGACACCGTGGCCGACGATTCCGCCGCGCAGTCCTCGAACGCCCCGGAGAGCCGCTCGGTGGTTCTCTACCAGTTCCGCTACAACCCGAGCAGCCTGACCATTCCGGCCGGCACCACGGTGACCTTCAAGAACCGTGATCCGGAGCGCCACAACATCAACATCGCCGCGCTCAACGTCGACCAGAACCTCGACGCCAACCAGGAGTGGTCGTATACCTTTGATACCACCGGCGAATTCGCCGTCTCCAACCGCTTCGACGACCGCATGCAGCTGACGGTCATCGTGGAGTAA
- a CDS encoding DUF2270 domain-containing protein — protein sequence MDDESPDRSVMVHFYRASVMHADVWRQRLDATTNWAIVTNAAMLSFTLSQPDTPHFIVLLLIGVNFLLLIMESRRYQLYDLWRRRVRCLDRYFIAAHLAPGHGPSPDHARRELISLADNLGHSYPQLSLLDALGYRLRRNYGYIQLIALGTWCLKLFIHPTPVSSAEYFVRRAHIGYISGPMTMTMVISLTLFVIFVALRAPSEQMVAWQQLPSPIERFFRLPIFHRRMALDEEDNLHHHDPGR from the coding sequence ATGGATGACGAGTCGCCGGACCGAAGTGTGATGGTCCACTTCTACCGCGCCAGCGTGATGCACGCCGATGTGTGGCGCCAGCGTCTGGATGCCACCACCAACTGGGCCATCGTCACCAACGCGGCGATGCTCTCCTTTACCCTTTCCCAGCCTGATACCCCCCACTTTATCGTGCTGCTCTTGATCGGGGTGAACTTCCTGCTCTTGATCATGGAGAGCCGACGCTACCAGCTCTATGACCTGTGGCGACGCCGCGTCCGCTGCCTGGACCGCTACTTCATCGCCGCTCATCTGGCCCCCGGACACGGTCCCTCTCCCGACCACGCGCGGCGCGAACTCATATCGCTGGCCGACAACCTGGGGCACTCCTACCCGCAGCTCAGCCTGCTCGACGCGCTGGGCTACCGCCTGCGCCGCAACTACGGCTACATTCAGCTCATCGCGCTGGGCACCTGGTGTCTTAAGCTCTTCATTCACCCCACACCGGTCTCCAGCGCCGAGTACTTCGTGCGCCGCGCCCACATCGGCTACATCAGCGGCCCGATGACCATGACGATGGTCATCTCCCTGACCCTCTTTGTGATCTTCGTGGCGCTGCGTGCCCCCTCCGAACAGATGGTCGCCTGGCAGCAACTCCCCTCCCCGATCGAGCGCTTCTTCCGCCTGCCGATCTTTCATCGACGCATGGCCCTCGACGAAGAAGACAACCTGCACCACCACGACCCCGGGCGCTGA
- a CDS encoding phenylalanine 4-monooxygenase produces the protein MERAAQEQELAGLKMEGAGFISHEGRAYSEEENAVWKLLCERRMAKLPETACEAWLEGVEKLKMPLDRVPLFDELNANLRPLTRWELRAVNGFIPAEMFFGSMAKRQFPSTLEIRPMDRLEYLQEPDIFHDVFGHVPMHTDPVFADFVQEYGQLVTELDDRDKFDAMARLWWYTVEFGLVEEAGQVKLYGSGLMSSFGEADNVFDGGPEIRPFDLDEVISTPFRIDIYQPIFWVAEGFDQLRDSVQELRRRWAEELTN, from the coding sequence ATGGAACGCGCAGCACAGGAGCAGGAGCTCGCCGGCCTTAAAATGGAAGGCGCGGGATTTATCTCGCATGAGGGACGCGCCTACAGCGAGGAGGAGAACGCGGTCTGGAAGCTCCTCTGTGAGCGTCGTATGGCGAAGCTCCCCGAGACCGCCTGTGAGGCGTGGCTCGAAGGGGTGGAGAAGTTGAAGATGCCGCTCGACCGGGTGCCGCTCTTCGACGAGCTCAACGCGAACCTGCGTCCGCTCACGCGCTGGGAGCTGCGGGCGGTCAACGGGTTTATCCCCGCCGAGATGTTTTTTGGGTCGATGGCCAAACGCCAGTTCCCCTCAACGCTGGAGATTCGTCCGATGGACCGGCTGGAGTACCTCCAGGAGCCGGATATCTTCCATGACGTCTTCGGGCATGTGCCGATGCACACCGACCCGGTCTTCGCGGACTTTGTGCAGGAGTACGGCCAGCTGGTGACCGAGCTCGACGACCGCGATAAGTTCGACGCGATGGCGCGGCTGTGGTGGTACACCGTGGAGTTCGGCCTGGTGGAGGAGGCCGGTCAGGTCAAGCTCTACGGCTCGGGGCTGATGTCCTCGTTCGGGGAGGCCGACAACGTCTTTGACGGGGGCCCGGAGATTCGCCCCTTTGATCTGGATGAGGTCATCTCGACGCCCTTCCGCATCGATATTTACCAGCCGATCTTCTGGGTCGCGGAAGGCTTTGATCAGCTGCGCGACTCGGTGCAGGAGCTTCGCCGCCGCTGGGCCGAAGAGCTGACGAACTGA